One window of Candidatus Eremiobacteraceae bacterium genomic DNA carries:
- a CDS encoding branched-chain amino acid ABC transporter substrate-binding protein: protein MPLSSRRSAIAAALAAAALIIRSSAPAGADFPPYAKVVSIVIVAPLSGSDKQFGIDLSNGVQQAVDEANDARGIADYGWVMHSFDDQADPGIAQQQAQFALVDPSTAFIIGHIGGQETALSLPTYHQAEVPVIIPTSPFAALTQTGYDNVFRLCPTDVSEGRSDARYADRTLSAKRIAVVYEQNDYGADAGQGFVNYTAASNVTEKDFPLDVEFKNLKTQVAALKDWAPDLVFLSGVGSDMIRVIPSLRTAGVTVPLLATQGFYSDSLLKSLGDNAEGITVSSCVPPVQFMPTANNFVTQFQSRYGRLSSYALFGYVAAQIAIQSTKFATSVEHRAVDRALATHSFNTILGQIQFQPSGDVLGADVYFYQYKKGAFTYLSSAYPNPLIVH from the coding sequence ATGCCGCTTTCATCCCGTAGATCCGCCATCGCGGCCGCCCTTGCCGCCGCCGCCCTTATCATACGGTCGTCGGCTCCAGCAGGCGCCGATTTCCCGCCCTACGCGAAGGTCGTGTCGATCGTCATCGTAGCACCGCTTTCCGGGTCCGACAAACAATTCGGCATCGATCTATCCAACGGCGTGCAGCAAGCGGTCGACGAGGCGAACGACGCGCGCGGCATCGCGGACTACGGATGGGTGATGCATAGCTTCGACGATCAAGCCGATCCCGGCATCGCACAGCAGCAGGCGCAATTCGCCTTGGTCGATCCGAGCACGGCGTTCATCATCGGCCACATCGGCGGTCAGGAGACCGCGCTTTCGCTGCCGACCTACCATCAAGCTGAAGTGCCGGTCATCATCCCGACGTCGCCGTTCGCCGCGCTCACGCAGACCGGATACGACAATGTGTTCCGGCTTTGCCCGACCGACGTCAGCGAGGGTCGCAGCGATGCCCGCTACGCCGATCGCACGCTCAGCGCAAAGCGGATCGCGGTCGTGTACGAGCAAAACGACTACGGCGCCGACGCCGGTCAAGGATTCGTCAACTACACCGCTGCGAGCAACGTGACGGAAAAAGATTTTCCGCTGGATGTCGAGTTCAAGAATCTGAAGACCCAGGTGGCCGCGCTGAAAGATTGGGCGCCCGATCTCGTGTTCTTGAGCGGGGTCGGAAGCGATATGATCCGCGTCATTCCATCGCTCCGCACCGCGGGCGTCACCGTGCCGCTCCTTGCCACGCAGGGATTTTACAGCGATTCACTGCTCAAATCACTCGGCGACAATGCCGAAGGCATCACGGTGAGCTCGTGCGTGCCGCCCGTCCAATTCATGCCGACGGCGAATAACTTCGTCACGCAATTCCAATCGCGGTATGGCCGGCTGTCGTCGTACGCTCTATTCGGCTACGTCGCAGCGCAGATCGCCATCCAATCCACGAAGTTCGCCACTTCGGTCGAGCATCGCGCGGTGGATCGCGCGCTCGCCACCCATTCGTTCAACACGATTCTGGGCCAGATACAATTCCAACCGTCGGGCGACGTGCTCGGCGCCGATGTCTACTTTTACCAGTATAAAAAGGGTGCTTTTACGTATCTCTCATCGGCGTATCCCAATCCGCTGATCGTTCACTGA
- a CDS encoding class I SAM-dependent methyltransferase, with amino-acid sequence MAVDVRNQFGPLEALVRAIADRKERPTPWVDATTYPWSDPDFSKRYVRRADYAQQIGMNETGEEVESLISALQAKPKARILDLCAGNGRHAVGMALRGFRMTGIDIGPGAVALARETAKNLGLAVDFRELDVCDLAIEDAYDGAYLTCGGLSDFAPADCNRLLAVVERALVSGGRAAIEFADAASAAGDVRAWQFVQAESSLFTDVPNLQLEERLYDADASAEVIRHYVVPTDGKIFEIARCRRYFTDAAIREAMTTARFGLLEVVPGSAPGLKKIIGIKN; translated from the coding sequence ATGGCTGTCGACGTTCGCAACCAATTCGGGCCGCTCGAAGCGCTGGTCCGCGCAATCGCAGATCGCAAAGAGCGCCCCACTCCTTGGGTCGATGCGACGACATATCCATGGAGCGATCCCGACTTCAGCAAACGCTACGTGCGCCGTGCCGACTACGCGCAGCAGATCGGCATGAACGAGACCGGCGAAGAAGTAGAATCGCTCATCTCGGCGTTGCAGGCCAAACCTAAAGCGCGCATCCTCGACCTTTGCGCAGGCAACGGCAGGCACGCCGTGGGGATGGCGTTGCGCGGATTCCGGATGACCGGCATCGACATCGGACCCGGGGCCGTGGCGCTCGCGCGCGAAACCGCCAAGAACCTCGGTCTTGCCGTCGACTTTCGCGAACTAGATGTTTGCGATCTCGCCATCGAAGATGCATACGACGGCGCTTACCTCACCTGCGGCGGCCTGTCCGATTTCGCGCCGGCCGATTGCAACCGCCTGCTGGCCGTTGTCGAACGCGCGCTCGTCTCGGGCGGCAGAGCCGCCATCGAGTTCGCCGACGCCGCGAGCGCGGCGGGCGATGTCCGCGCATGGCAGTTCGTTCAAGCGGAATCATCGTTGTTCACGGACGTGCCGAATCTGCAGTTGGAAGAGCGGCTTTACGACGCGGATGCGTCCGCCGAAGTGATCCGCCACTACGTCGTGCCGACCGACGGCAAGATCTTCGAAATCGCGCGCTGCCGGCGCTACTTCACCGACGCCGCGATCCGCGAAGCGATGACCACCGCCCGTTTCGGCTTGCTCGAAGTGGTGCCAGGCAGTGCACCCGGCCTTAAAAAGATCATCGGCATCAAGAACTGA
- a CDS encoding uroporphyrinogen-III synthase, with amino-acid sequence MICAKRSRRSRSGTENNAKPLTGVRVLLTRAPAAGHKDIDRLRDLGALVREIPLIRIVPPPDERALTAAAARTDFDWIAFTSVHGVEAFARERGSGKASTSKFAAVGPATARAIRAAFGRSPELIPASHTGAALGETLATVMKSGERALLVQALDGRPDALESLAGAGCAVETVAAYATIEAPPDDIGAAIRDADVIVIASGSAARSLRLGLGAATASTLAPKIIACIGPVTEGEARHAGIPVTLVPREYTMNGVIDILIERFKQS; translated from the coding sequence GTGATCTGCGCGAAACGCTCGCGCCGGTCGCGAAGCGGCACGGAGAATAACGCAAAGCCGCTGACCGGTGTGCGCGTGTTGCTGACGCGGGCGCCGGCGGCCGGGCATAAGGACATCGACCGCCTGCGCGATCTCGGCGCGCTCGTCCGCGAAATACCACTGATCCGGATAGTTCCTCCACCCGATGAACGCGCGCTCACCGCGGCCGCAGCGCGAACGGATTTCGACTGGATCGCGTTCACGAGCGTGCACGGCGTTGAAGCGTTCGCACGCGAACGCGGCTCAGGCAAAGCGTCGACGTCGAAATTCGCCGCGGTCGGGCCGGCGACGGCGCGGGCGATACGCGCCGCATTCGGCCGCTCCCCAGAGCTCATACCGGCTTCGCACACCGGCGCCGCACTTGGCGAAACGCTCGCGACGGTCATGAAATCCGGCGAACGAGCGCTGCTCGTCCAAGCTTTGGATGGGCGGCCGGACGCTCTTGAATCGCTTGCGGGCGCAGGCTGCGCGGTGGAGACCGTGGCGGCCTATGCGACGATTGAAGCGCCGCCCGACGATATCGGCGCCGCAATTCGGGATGCGGACGTGATAGTAATAGCATCCGGCAGTGCCGCGCGCAGTCTTCGCTTGGGTCTCGGCGCGGCGACGGCATCGACCTTGGCGCCGAAGATCATCGCCTGCATCGGCCCCGTCACCGAGGGCGAGGCGCGCCACGCGGGCATTCCCGTGACGCTTGTGCCGCGCGAATATACGATGAACGGGGTCATCGACATCCTGATCGAGCGCTTCAAACAGAGCTGA
- the hemA gene encoding glutamyl-tRNA reductase, giving the protein MPIVVLGLSHRTAPPDVRDRHAFPPGRIIEALGVLHEYPEVREAAIVSTCNRLEIYADVGDFENGVAQLKEFLTTYRSMRVDDFDKYLYTMLGAEAVEQLFKVASGLDSMLVGEAEILAQVKDALRAAELAGTAGSNLHHLFRKALETGKRARTETAIGHDAVSLGSAAVELAARHWDIRAARVLVVGAGKMGGIVARHLAARGAASLVIANRTVAKAKQLAHEIGADGAGLDDVPALLANVDLVISAVGAGAPVISADAIRAAVRSRVGQPLLVIDVATPRDVEMAARDIAAVTIYELADLRQIVAGHIERRREEIPAVEAIVAASVAAYTRWYVSRAAAPLIADLRRRAEAVRAAEIEKLFANLGSLSDRDRELIESASQAIVNRLLHAPVTHLRETIADRSQDVFETDALQSLLDVDGLHRDLERDLRETLAPVAKRHGE; this is encoded by the coding sequence TTGCCGATCGTCGTCCTCGGACTGAGTCATCGAACCGCGCCGCCGGACGTGCGCGACCGCCACGCTTTTCCTCCCGGGCGCATCATCGAGGCGCTCGGTGTGCTTCACGAATACCCTGAGGTCCGCGAAGCGGCGATCGTCTCCACGTGCAACCGTCTCGAGATCTACGCCGATGTCGGCGACTTCGAGAACGGCGTGGCTCAGCTCAAGGAATTCCTGACGACGTATCGATCGATGCGCGTCGACGACTTCGACAAATATCTGTACACGATGCTCGGCGCCGAAGCGGTCGAACAACTCTTCAAGGTCGCGAGCGGTCTCGATTCCATGCTCGTCGGCGAGGCAGAGATACTCGCGCAAGTAAAAGATGCGCTGAGAGCGGCGGAACTCGCAGGCACTGCAGGCAGCAACCTCCATCATCTTTTCCGCAAAGCGCTCGAGACGGGAAAGCGTGCTCGCACCGAGACCGCGATAGGCCACGACGCCGTTTCGCTCGGATCTGCGGCGGTCGAGCTCGCAGCGCGGCATTGGGATATCCGGGCGGCGCGCGTGCTTGTTGTGGGAGCCGGGAAGATGGGCGGCATCGTCGCGCGCCACTTGGCCGCCCGCGGCGCCGCTTCGCTTGTGATCGCCAACCGCACCGTGGCCAAAGCAAAACAGCTCGCTCACGAAATCGGCGCCGACGGCGCCGGGCTCGACGACGTGCCCGCGCTGCTCGCGAATGTGGATCTGGTGATATCCGCCGTCGGCGCGGGCGCGCCGGTGATCTCCGCGGACGCGATCAGGGCGGCCGTGCGTTCGCGGGTCGGACAGCCGCTGCTCGTCATCGACGTGGCCACGCCGCGCGACGTCGAAATGGCAGCTCGCGACATCGCCGCGGTGACGATCTACGAACTGGCCGATCTGCGGCAAATCGTTGCGGGCCACATCGAAAGACGCCGTGAGGAGATACCCGCCGTCGAAGCGATCGTCGCCGCAAGCGTGGCGGCTTATACCCGCTGGTATGTTTCCCGAGCGGCGGCGCCGCTCATCGCCGACCTTAGAAGGCGCGCCGAAGCCGTCCGCGCGGCAGAAATCGAGAAGCTGTTCGCGAATCTTGGAAGCTTGAGCGATCGCGATCGCGAGCTCATCGAGTCCGCGAGCCAAGCGATCGTCAACCGGCTGCTCCACGCGCCGGTGACGCATTTGCGAGAGACGATCGCCGATCGCTCGCAAGACGTTTTCGAGACCGACGCGCTGCAGAGCTTGCTCGACGTAGACGGTTTGCATCGCGATCTCGAGCGTGATCTGCGCGAAACGCTCGCGCCGGTCGCGAAGCGGCACGGAGAATAA
- a CDS encoding redox-sensing transcriptional repressor Rex, whose product MIKRAHKPATKRSVRREPSGDGVQVISLPRLFLYHRGLEDAVRDGVTVLTSEELALRVGRGISSTQVRKDLSRLGALGRRGQGYGVVALMRKLARLLGLDRDWRIVIVGFGYLGHALATFLEYREEKFHIGGIFDTDAALVGSRWHGVRISHADDLEKVLPALECSMGIVTVPSTAAQLVADRLARCGIGAILNFAPTTLKLPARVAVRTIDLASELSILTHHLKRGVRE is encoded by the coding sequence ATGATAAAACGCGCGCACAAGCCGGCGACGAAGCGATCCGTCCGCCGCGAACCGTCCGGAGACGGCGTGCAGGTCATCAGTCTGCCGCGGCTCTTCCTCTACCATCGCGGCTTGGAGGACGCCGTGCGCGACGGCGTGACCGTGTTGACGTCCGAAGAGCTTGCTCTGCGCGTCGGTCGAGGCATATCGTCGACGCAGGTGCGCAAGGATCTTTCGCGCCTTGGCGCTCTTGGCAGGCGCGGTCAAGGCTACGGCGTGGTCGCGCTCATGCGCAAGTTGGCGCGCCTGCTCGGGCTCGACCGCGATTGGCGCATCGTCATCGTGGGATTCGGCTATCTCGGCCACGCCCTTGCGACGTTCCTCGAATATCGCGAAGAGAAATTTCACATCGGCGGCATTTTCGACACCGACGCGGCGCTCGTCGGATCGCGTTGGCATGGCGTGCGCATCAGCCATGCCGACGACCTCGAGAAGGTTCTGCCGGCGCTCGAATGCAGCATGGGCATCGTGACGGTGCCGTCCACTGCCGCCCAACTCGTCGCGGATCGGCTGGCTCGCTGCGGCATCGGCGCGATCCTCAACTTCGCGCCAACCACGCTGAAATTGCCGGCGCGGGTGGCCGTGCGCACGATCGATCTCGCATCCGAACTCTCGATCCTGACGCACCACTTGAAGCGCGGCGTCCGCGAATAG
- the hemL gene encoding glutamate-1-semialdehyde 2,1-aminomutase, with product MNTPRSTELFAAARRVIPGGVNSPVRAFAAVGGTPRFIARGEGSRIYDVDGNEYIDYVGSWGPLILGHAHEAVVAAIERAARMGTSFGAPTAFEVELAELVTKAMPSIELVRFVNSGTEACMSALRLARAFTKRDKIVKCAGCYHGHADALLVSAGSGALTLGVPDSPGVSKSQAADTIVVPYNDAAALEAAFESNPGQIACVIVEPVAGNMGLVLPGQGYLQGLRDITARAGALLIFDEVMTGFRVAYGGAQAVYGIVPDLTCLGKVIGAGLPVGAFGGRREIMTRLAPSGDVYQAGTLSGNPLAMAAGIAQLRELAEPGVYERLESKTALLERGWRDAFAAAGVSVQTAHAGSLWGFFFSATPVTDLASAKKADTKSFAAFFNNMLERGVYLAPSQFEAAFVSLAHSPDDIARTVAAARASL from the coding sequence ATGAACACCCCACGATCGACTGAGTTGTTCGCGGCGGCGCGGCGCGTCATCCCCGGCGGCGTCAATTCGCCGGTGCGTGCGTTCGCAGCGGTTGGAGGCACGCCGCGCTTCATCGCCCGCGGCGAAGGTTCGCGGATCTACGACGTCGATGGAAATGAGTACATCGACTACGTGGGCTCGTGGGGGCCGCTCATCCTCGGGCACGCGCACGAAGCCGTGGTCGCAGCGATCGAGCGGGCCGCGCGCATGGGCACCTCGTTCGGCGCGCCCACCGCATTCGAAGTCGAGCTAGCCGAACTCGTGACGAAGGCCATGCCTTCGATCGAGCTCGTGCGCTTCGTCAACTCAGGCACCGAGGCGTGCATGAGCGCGCTGCGGTTGGCGCGCGCGTTCACAAAACGCGACAAGATCGTGAAGTGCGCCGGCTGCTATCACGGTCACGCCGACGCGTTGTTGGTCAGCGCGGGATCGGGCGCGCTCACCCTCGGCGTGCCGGACTCGCCGGGAGTGTCTAAGAGCCAAGCCGCCGACACGATCGTCGTGCCGTACAACGATGCCGCCGCGCTCGAAGCTGCATTTGAAAGCAACCCGGGCCAAATCGCATGCGTCATCGTCGAACCTGTCGCGGGCAACATGGGATTGGTGCTGCCGGGTCAAGGTTATCTGCAGGGGCTGCGAGACATCACCGCGCGCGCCGGCGCGCTGCTCATCTTCGACGAAGTGATGACGGGCTTCCGCGTGGCGTACGGCGGCGCGCAGGCGGTGTACGGCATCGTGCCGGACCTGACGTGCTTGGGCAAGGTGATCGGCGCCGGCCTTCCGGTCGGCGCGTTCGGCGGTAGGCGGGAAATAATGACACGGCTCGCGCCCAGCGGCGATGTCTACCAGGCGGGCACGCTCTCGGGCAACCCGCTCGCGATGGCGGCCGGCATCGCGCAGTTGCGCGAACTTGCCGAACCGGGCGTCTACGAGCGGCTTGAGTCGAAAACTGCGCTGCTCGAACGCGGCTGGCGCGACGCGTTCGCCGCCGCCGGCGTCTCCGTCCAGACCGCGCATGCCGGGTCGTTGTGGGGTTTTTTCTTCAGCGCGACGCCCGTGACGGATCTTGCGAGCGCTAAAAAGGCGGACACCAAGTCGTTCGCCGCTTTCTTCAATAACATGCTCGAGCGCGGCGTCTATCTGGCGCCGTCGCAATTCGAAGCCGCCTTCGTCTCGCTCGCGCACAGCCCGGATGACATCGCGCGCACGGTCGCCGCAGCGCGCGCATCGCTATGA
- a CDS encoding molybdenum cofactor guanylyltransferase, with protein MPLDAPGAEKRVTIIVLAGGAATRLPGKLALPVNGEPMLVRVVRALSATGDPCIVSANGLLPAEIAAQLDVPVVYDDRPGEGPLAALASCASAVNTPYFFAAAGDMPGIDAAFVARVVAAAQAAVWPDAIVPAHADGTLEPLAALYKAAPWLAAARIALANGRRNVTAALDGLRTVYYPIVPEDEPALANVNTPRDYESLRSASAARDRRT; from the coding sequence ATGCCGCTCGACGCGCCCGGCGCTGAAAAGCGCGTCACCATCATCGTGCTCGCCGGCGGCGCTGCCACGCGCTTGCCCGGCAAGCTCGCGTTGCCCGTAAACGGCGAGCCGATGCTCGTTCGCGTGGTGCGCGCGCTTTCGGCAACGGGTGATCCGTGCATCGTGTCCGCCAACGGCCTCTTGCCGGCCGAGATCGCCGCTCAACTCGACGTGCCGGTCGTCTACGACGACCGCCCAGGCGAAGGCCCGCTCGCGGCGCTCGCCTCATGCGCCTCGGCCGTGAACACGCCGTACTTCTTCGCAGCCGCAGGCGACATGCCGGGAATCGACGCCGCCTTCGTCGCGCGCGTTGTCGCAGCGGCGCAAGCGGCAGTTTGGCCCGACGCGATCGTTCCGGCGCATGCCGACGGCACGCTCGAGCCTTTGGCCGCATTGTATAAGGCCGCGCCGTGGCTGGCGGCGGCGCGCATCGCACTCGCGAACGGCCGCCGCAATGTCACTGCTGCGCTCGACGGCTTGCGCACCGTTTACTACCCGATCGTGCCGGAAGATGAGCCAGCGTTGGCCAACGTCAACACGCCCCGCGACTACGAAAGCCTGCGAAGCGCATCGGCCGCTCGCGATCGGAGAACATGA
- the hemB gene encoding porphobilinogen synthase, with protein MKLPIRPRRLRSTATLRRMVAEHSVSVDDLVEPLFVVPGSGVRTEIKSMPGVYHQSVDSVVEDAKAAAALGIPAVLLFGLPPSKDEAASWLDKPDGPVQLAIEGIKRACPELLVAADLCACEYTSHGHCGIVDDDGHIDNDRSVELLARGALSYAKCGADFVAPSDMMDGRVGAIRSALDGAGFAATGVMSYAVKYASAFYGPFREAVDSTPAFGDRRTHQMDPSNVLEAVKEAQLDAEEGADVIMIKPAMAYLDVVRAVRDAVLLPLAVYNVSGEYAMVKAAVAKGYLEEERTVDELLVAFKRAGADIIVTYFARAYAARRARR; from the coding sequence GTGAAGCTTCCGATCCGCCCGCGCAGGCTGCGTTCCACAGCGACCCTTCGGCGAATGGTCGCCGAACACTCGGTCAGCGTCGACGATCTTGTCGAGCCGCTGTTCGTCGTGCCCGGCTCCGGCGTACGCACGGAAATCAAATCGATGCCCGGCGTGTATCATCAATCGGTCGACTCAGTCGTGGAAGATGCAAAAGCCGCAGCCGCGCTTGGCATCCCCGCCGTGCTCTTGTTCGGACTGCCACCGTCCAAAGACGAAGCGGCGTCGTGGCTCGACAAGCCCGACGGCCCCGTGCAGCTCGCGATCGAAGGCATCAAGCGCGCATGCCCGGAGCTACTCGTCGCAGCCGATCTGTGCGCGTGCGAGTACACGTCGCACGGTCACTGCGGGATCGTGGACGACGATGGCCACATCGACAACGACCGCAGCGTGGAGCTGCTCGCTCGCGGCGCGCTCTCGTATGCGAAATGCGGCGCCGACTTCGTTGCGCCCTCAGATATGATGGACGGCCGCGTTGGCGCGATCCGCTCGGCGCTCGACGGAGCCGGTTTTGCCGCCACCGGCGTGATGTCGTACGCCGTCAAGTACGCATCCGCGTTTTACGGCCCATTCCGGGAGGCGGTGGATTCGACGCCGGCGTTCGGCGACCGCCGCACGCACCAAATGGATCCGTCCAACGTGCTCGAGGCGGTGAAAGAAGCGCAGCTCGACGCCGAAGAAGGCGCAGACGTCATCATGATAAAGCCGGCGATGGCGTATTTGGATGTGGTGCGTGCGGTGCGCGACGCGGTGCTCTTGCCGCTCGCCGTCTACAACGTCAGCGGCGAATACGCGATGGTCAAGGCTGCGGTGGCGAAAGGATACCTCGAAGAAGAGCGCACCGTGGACGAATTGCTCGTCGCCTTCAAACGCGCCGGCGCCGATATCATCGTGACCTATTTCGCGCGCGCCTATGCCGCTCGACGCGCCCGGCGCTGA
- the hemC gene encoding hydroxymethylbilane synthase, with protein MSATHVAALRIATRKSRLALAQAELVATLLARVAGCAHVMLEITTRGDSVQDRSIAAIGGDGVFIKELETALLEDRADIAVHSLKDMPTETRAGVDAGITIERGDARDALISRDNRYPTIASLPHNALIGTSSPRRRAQLLALRPDLDIRDIRGNVDTRVRAVLDQRYDAAVLAVAGMDRIGLLGSVGGGSPLDPATFVPAPGQGAIFVQHRTGDKRVADLLAPLQHAPTAIATTMERSFLRQMGGGCLMPIGAYASIDNGHATMSAFVGSPGGDVWLRRTFACDAEVGTARAEMAADEMLDAGGRDILALCRAAETKKA; from the coding sequence ATGTCCGCAACGCACGTCGCCGCCTTGCGCATCGCCACGCGCAAGAGCCGCCTCGCACTGGCTCAAGCCGAACTCGTCGCCACGCTGCTCGCGCGCGTCGCCGGCTGCGCGCACGTCATGCTCGAAATCACGACGCGCGGCGATTCGGTTCAAGACCGGAGCATTGCCGCGATCGGCGGCGACGGGGTCTTCATCAAAGAATTGGAGACGGCATTGCTCGAGGACCGTGCCGACATCGCCGTGCATTCGCTCAAAGACATGCCGACCGAGACGCGCGCCGGGGTGGATGCGGGCATCACGATCGAACGAGGCGATGCGCGCGACGCGTTGATCTCCCGCGACAACCGCTATCCCACGATCGCGTCATTGCCGCACAACGCTCTCATCGGGACCAGTTCGCCGCGCCGCCGCGCGCAGCTGCTCGCATTGCGCCCGGATCTCGACATCCGCGACATACGGGGCAACGTCGATACGCGCGTGCGCGCCGTGCTCGACCAGCGCTACGATGCCGCCGTGCTCGCCGTCGCCGGCATGGACCGGATAGGCCTTCTCGGATCCGTCGGCGGTGGTTCGCCGCTCGATCCGGCTACGTTCGTTCCCGCGCCCGGGCAAGGCGCGATCTTCGTCCAGCATCGGACCGGCGACAAACGCGTTGCGGATTTGCTTGCGCCACTGCAGCATGCCCCGACGGCGATCGCGACCACGATGGAGCGCTCGTTCTTGCGGCAGATGGGCGGCGGCTGTCTCATGCCGATCGGCGCGTACGCATCGATTGACAATGGACACGCGACCATGTCCGCGTTCGTCGGATCGCCGGGCGGCGACGTTTGGCTTCGCCGGACTTTCGCGTGCGATGCAGAGGTGGGAACGGCGCGCGCCGAGATGGCTGCCGACGAAATGCTCGACGCCGGCGGCCGCGACATCCTCGCACTGTGCAGAGCGGCGGAGACCAAAAAAGCGTGA
- a CDS encoding glycosyltransferase family 39 protein, with amino-acid sequence MNASSGAPDLRIPPFLTAAVFTLLAAIYLVRLGAGSLWDNSEPTYGEIVKELFRTGDWLTLHLNFRPWDTHPPLWFWTAGLSAMLFGLNEFALRLPSALFGIATAIATYRAGRRMYGSAEGLIAALAAGTSLEMIVLSRLAMMETALIFFMTVAFFWSYFALRDGDGRALWIAAAAAALGTLTKGPIALVLPLLVILLWLAWTRGWSRLRGQPVLGAAVAYIVIAGSWFAIATMLRGSGFLGEYFGLSNVGRFLHPFENQPGPWWYYVPVLLLGFFPFIAFLPQALQRAWRLRSDDERFLLLCVAVPFVFFSIAQTKLPNYIAVFFPALGILVASFVGASARENNLRPLRSALIFLPAALVLLTAGIAFYGRLHFQGEMAALAPSLATLAWLVVVPCVLTAVLTVALKRVWLAPVGLSLTMAGFVAALAFFILPEVETFKPMKGMAAQLMSHDRAGDAVCFDGVSGGFSLLFYTESGPVTSIGHDPTDVNPKKYFAAEKRALCVVSPQRYDDLRASGLPLTVLARDQKLWLVTNSL; translated from the coding sequence GTGAACGCGTCGTCCGGCGCGCCCGATTTGCGAATTCCGCCGTTCCTCACCGCCGCGGTATTCACGCTATTGGCCGCTATCTATCTCGTCCGTCTCGGCGCGGGCAGCCTCTGGGACAATAGCGAGCCAACCTACGGCGAGATCGTCAAAGAACTGTTCCGGACCGGCGATTGGCTGACGCTGCATCTGAATTTCCGGCCTTGGGATACGCATCCGCCCCTTTGGTTCTGGACAGCGGGTCTTAGCGCGATGCTCTTCGGGTTGAACGAGTTTGCGCTTCGTTTGCCGAGCGCGCTGTTCGGCATCGCCACCGCGATCGCGACGTATCGCGCCGGCCGGCGCATGTACGGTTCGGCGGAAGGGCTGATCGCAGCGCTCGCCGCCGGCACAAGCCTCGAGATGATCGTGCTCTCCCGGCTCGCCATGATGGAGACGGCGCTGATCTTCTTCATGACCGTCGCGTTCTTTTGGTCGTATTTCGCACTGCGCGACGGCGACGGGCGTGCGCTGTGGATCGCGGCGGCTGCGGCGGCGCTCGGCACATTGACCAAAGGCCCGATCGCGCTCGTTCTTCCGTTGCTCGTGATCCTGCTGTGGCTCGCGTGGACGCGCGGCTGGTCGCGGCTTCGCGGTCAACCGGTTCTTGGCGCGGCAGTGGCCTATATCGTCATCGCCGGTTCGTGGTTCGCGATCGCCACGATGTTGCGTGGTTCGGGTTTTCTCGGCGAGTACTTCGGGCTTTCAAACGTCGGCCGCTTCTTACATCCGTTCGAGAATCAACCAGGTCCCTGGTGGTACTACGTACCAGTGCTCCTGTTGGGTTTTTTCCCGTTCATCGCATTCTTGCCGCAAGCGTTGCAGCGGGCGTGGCGACTCCGCAGCGACGACGAGCGCTTTCTCCTTCTTTGTGTTGCGGTGCCCTTCGTGTTCTTCTCGATCGCGCAGACAAAATTGCCGAACTACATCGCGGTGTTCTTTCCGGCGCTCGGTATTCTCGTGGCGAGCTTCGTGGGGGCTTCGGCGCGCGAGAACAACTTGAGACCGCTGCGCTCAGCCCTGATATTCTTGCCGGCCGCGCTAGTGCTGCTCACCGCCGGAATCGCGTTCTATGGCAGATTGCATTTCCAGGGCGAGATGGCGGCCCTTGCGCCGTCGCTCGCGACGCTTGCGTGGCTCGTTGTCGTGCCGTGCGTGCTGACCGCCGTGCTGACGGTGGCGCTGAAGCGAGTCTGGCTAGCACCGGTCGGCTTGAGCCTCACGATGGCCGGATTCGTGGCCGCGCTCGCGTTTTTCATCCTGCCGGAAGTGGAGACGTTCAAACCGATGAAGGGAATGGCCGCACAATTGATGTCGCACGACCGCGCCGGCGACGCGGTCTGCTTCGACGGCGTGAGCGGTGGATTCTCGCTTTTGTTCTATACTGAATCCGGCCCTGTGACGTCGATTGGTCACGATCCGACCGACGTCAATCCCAAAAAGTATTTCGCGGCCGAGAAACGCGCGCTGTGCGTCGTCTCACCGCAGCGCTACGACGACCTACGCGCGAGCGGCCTTCCGCTTACCGTTTTGGCGCGCGACCAAAAGCTGTGGCTGGTGACCAACTCTCTGTAG